The DNA segment TTCGTGAAACGGCAGAAGAACGACGCGACTGACGCGGAAGCGATCTGCGAGGCGGCGTCGCGGCCGACGATGCGCTTCGTGGCGGTGAAGACGCAGGCGCAGCAGTCTCGGGGCATGCTGTTCCGCACGCGCGATCTGCTGGTTCGACAGCGCACCCAGACGATCAACGCGCTGCGAGGACATTTTGCCGAGTTCGGTGTCGTCGCGCCGCGGGGGCCGGCTCATGTGGAGCGGCTGGCGGAAGCAATTGAAGATGCCGATTCGGGACTGCCAGGCCCGGTTCGGGAGTTGGGTGCGCTGTTGCTGGTTCAGGTTGCTGAGCTCGACGAGAAGATCGGGGAGCTGGAGAAGGAACTGCGTGCGCGCGCGCGAGAAGACGAACAGACGGTGCGCTTGATGAGCATCCCGGGAATCGGACCGCTGTGCGCGATGGCGATCCAGGCCTTCGCGCCGCCGATGGAGAGCTTCCGGCGTGGGCGGGACTTCGCGGCCTGGCTGGGTCTGGTTCCCCGGCAGAGCTCGACCGGCGGGAAGTCGAAGCTGGGGAAGATATCGAAGATGGGTCAGCGCGACCTCCGGCGGCTGTTGGTCTCCGGTGCGATGGCGACAGTCGCTTGGACGGTGCGGCGCGGCACGAAGGACCCCTGGTTGGCCCGGATGCTGGCGCGCAAGCCGCGCATGCTGGTCGCGGTGGCGTTGGCCAACCGCATGGCGCGCATCGCCTGGGCGCTGCTGACGAAGAACGAACACTACCGCTCGCCGGCCGTCACCGCCTGAGTAGACGAAGCCGGTGCGTCGCCGTTGGGGGGAATGCGCGCAGGTCGGAGGATGGTAAGGGCAAACGGTCAACGAGACGGGGTCGGGAGAACCAGAGACTGGGCGAGTGCCTTCGAGCACAGTCGGCCGATTTTGGACTCGACCCGCGTATCTCCATACGGGCCCGCGGCGCGTGAGATGCCGCAATCAATGAGGCCGGACACACGACAGCACCTGACCGCATGCAGTGAACCATCCGAAGAAACGAGCTCTCCCGAGACAGGTGTGAATGCGTTGCGGCGCACCGAAGACCTTCGCGTCGTTCGAGGGCATCTACCTCGCGCACGGTCGCCCGCGGCTGTCAAGCCGCTTCGCGGCTCCTGCGCTCCGCTCCGGCCCGTGCGGGTGACTGCCGCGACCGACCGTGCGGGAAGCCTTGCGGGGCCAGCCAACAAGCTGGCCCCTCGTTCAACGGAAGCAGGCCCGGGGCCTCGAGTGCCGCTCCGTTGTCGCGGAGAACCCGTGCAGCAGACTCGCAGGCGCAGAACCAGGAAACGCAGAAAGGACTTGCATTTCCGGAGGCGTCCACACAGGCCCAGTCCCGGAACGAAGACCGGAAACCGTGCGGCACGGCGACGATTTCGTGGTGCTGGAGCATTCTCGGCAGCGTCGACGTCGCTATCGGCCTCCCGCTCCGCATGGGGAACACCAACTGGCGCGGGCCGTCGCCGAGTTGCCGCGCCACATCGAGGATCTCCAGCGCCTGCCCACAGAGCGGAACCTGGTGCTGTCGCCTCGCCTTCATCCGCTCCGCAGAGATCGTCCACACGGCACCGGCAGCGTCGACTTCGTCCAACGTCGCCAGCCGCCGGTCGCTACCTTTCTCTGGCCGCGTTCCGTGAGCGCGGTGAGGCAGGGCAGCGATGGTCGAGACCCGCGTCAGTCCGGACTTCGCGGACCAGGCGGTGCGCCTGGCCGGCACCAAGCGCGCGCTCGCCTCGGCGGCGATGATGGACTTGCGGATGCAGCTGGCGGCGCAGCGCGATCGCCGTGCGCTCGACGACTTCGGCACGTTCGCGCTGGCGCGACCAGTCCGCGTGGCGGCGCTTCTCGAGAACCGCCCGGATCCGCTTGTGCTGGCGGCTGTGGCCGGCGACCGCGCCATGCGCAATCTCGCCGGGCTCTCCGGGCGGGGCACCGAGGGCGAGAAGCTCAAGTTCGCTACGACGCTCGAAGGCCTGGCCGCGAAGACGGCTCGGGATCACCTGGAGCTGTGCAGGACCGATCCGGCCGCCGCGCGCCGTCTCGAGGCGCGGTGGGCGAGGCAGCGCCAGCCCTACCGCAGCGGGTTCCTCGGTGAGGCCCTCCAGGCGATGGAGGCGACCTACGGCACGGCGTGCACCGTCGCGCAGGATCAGTCGCAGGGTCGCCGGCCGCTGATCACACCGCCGCCGGGATGGTCCCCGACGGGGGTGATGGGGAAGGCCCGGAGTGCGCTGCCCGACCTCAAGAAAGCGCGGGCCGAATCGCTCGTCGACACGGCGATGCCGGAGCGATGGAACGTGCGCCGGGGTCTTCGGCACCAGGGTCTGGACCGCCTCCGGACCCGGTTCGTCGCCCGCGGCGGCGTCGGGCGCGCCGAGCAGCTCGCGCGCCGTTCGCTGGTGCGCGTTCCCCTCGGCAGGCCGTGGATGCGTCGCCGCCTCGCGGCGAGCATGCGCAAGGGGCCCGGGGCGATGCGGTCGTTCCTGGCGCGCGTCGCCTCGAACCCGCGCCGCGCGGCGACGCTCATCAGGATGCGGATCGATCCGGTCCTGGTGGCCGCGGCCATCGGTCCGAAGGCGGTCGAGGCGCTGGTCTCCGGGCGGCCCGTGCCCGAAGCCGGCAACCTCGGGAAGCTCTGCGAGCAGCTGGTGCGGCGCGATCGCGAGCGCCTGGTCGACGCCTGCCACGCCGGGTCGCCCGCGCACCGGGAGCGGATGCTGGGCGGCGCCGGGTCGCCCGGGTTTCGCGGCGAGGTCCGGGACTTCGTCAACCGGGTGATGGACGCGGCCCCGCACGCCGCCGAGCGCGCCGAGGACTGGCGCGACCATCTGTACGGAGACAAGGCCGGCGACGTCTACGCGGCGTGGCAGGCGCGACGGCGCGGCCTCGCCGAGGGGGAGCGCCCGGAGGCGCTCGACCCGGAGGTCGGCGAGCGGCTTCGACACGCGAGGAACGTGCCGGATCCTGGCGACAACGCTAATTCGTACGACACCAGCGACTGGTCGGGGGACAGCCAGGAGACCGTTGACGAGGAAGCGGTCGACGAGGATCGCGGTACCGCGGGCCGGAAACCGCTCCGCGCCGATGATGAGGCGCTGCCGTCGCGGATGGAGATTCCGTCGAGCCTGCTGCGGAAGACATCGCCGGGGCCGGATCGGCCGGCGCTGGAGCCCGACGGCGCGTACCGCTGGAAGGTGGAGGGCGATCCCTACATCGGGAGCGTGGAGCGCCGGCTCGACGGCCACTACGTCGTTCACTTCAGGCCGGGGGCTGCCGAGCAGCTCGCTGCGCTCGGCGCCGGCGAGGACGTCAAGCTGGCGTCGAGGGTCGCGTCGACGGCGCACGAGCGCCTGCTCGATCAGGAACACCAGCGCAAGGACAGCCGCGGCGCGTACGAGCGGGTGGGCGTCGACGAGGCCACCCTGGCCGCGCTCGAGACGGGGCGCTCGACGATCGATCAGCTCCGCGAGCACCCCGGCCCGGCCGAGGCCGCCGTGGTCCGCTACGACGACGAGGGCAACCAGCGTCACCACGTGCAGACGGGGATCGACGGCCAGCGCCTGCGCCAGTGGCAGGAGGACCACCGGCAGTACTCCCCCGCGTTCGTCGCGGCAGGCGACGCCGAGCGTGCCGCGTGCAGCGTGCCGCCCGATGCCGAGGGGGTCTGGATTACCCGCACGGTGTCGCGAAAGGTGCAGCCATTCGACGC comes from the Acidobacteriota bacterium genome and includes:
- a CDS encoding IS110 family transposase, translating into MGDATIIGIDLAKRSFQLHGARADGSVAFRRKLSRGKVLGFVASQPRCVVAMEACGSSHYWGREIGKLGHEVKLVPPLYVKPFVKRQKNDATDAEAICEAASRPTMRFVAVKTQAQQSRGMLFRTRDLLVRQRTQTINALRGHFAEFGVVAPRGPAHVERLAEAIEDADSGLPGPVRELGALLLVQVAELDEKIGELEKELRARAREDEQTVRLMSIPGIGPLCAMAIQAFAPPMESFRRGRDFAAWLGLVPRQSSTGGKSKLGKISKMGQRDLRRLLVSGAMATVAWTVRRGTKDPWLARMLARKPRMLVAVALANRMARIAWALLTKNEHYRSPAVTA